In Flavobacterium sp. N1736, the following are encoded in one genomic region:
- a CDS encoding DUF5009 domain-containing protein — MKIKENLYNQRIISIDALRGITIFVMIFVNELASVKNVPQWMKHMPADADAMTFVDLVFPAFLFIVGMSVPFAFNARLLKGDSTKTIWTHTLKRALALIIIGVFMVNAEYGYDATKMIIAPAFWGLLAYSMPIPIWNKYPKDFPLWLKNTLQYGGILVLITLYFLYVQDNGKIGMTPKWWGILGLIGWAYLFTVIYYWLVSGKLWAMIAFLVVCVAANSANLTEGLALPEWFRFIAGHLTHASLVSAGVIISLLFFDRKIPLKINWQVIIFAILFFATGYLLRPYFGISKIKGTPSWTMFSAAICTVLFYFLYWLMEIKKQTKWSDFFMPAAANPLLIYILPGVIYYFNLAFKIEIIPEYFREGLPGIIWSLVFSTIMLLVMKICNKYKIQLHL, encoded by the coding sequence ATGAAAATCAAAGAAAATTTATACAATCAAAGAATAATTTCAATAGATGCCTTACGCGGAATCACGATTTTTGTTATGATTTTTGTAAATGAACTCGCAAGCGTAAAAAATGTTCCGCAATGGATGAAACACATGCCTGCAGATGCAGATGCGATGACTTTTGTTGATCTGGTATTCCCTGCGTTTTTATTTATTGTTGGTATGTCGGTTCCATTTGCGTTTAATGCACGATTACTAAAAGGAGATTCGACCAAAACAATTTGGACACATACTTTAAAAAGAGCTTTGGCTTTAATTATTATTGGCGTTTTTATGGTCAATGCCGAATATGGTTACGATGCAACAAAAATGATAATTGCACCCGCTTTTTGGGGACTTTTAGCCTATTCAATGCCAATTCCTATTTGGAATAAATACCCAAAAGATTTTCCGCTTTGGCTTAAAAACACCCTTCAATATGGCGGAATATTGGTTTTAATAACACTTTATTTTTTATATGTTCAGGATAACGGTAAAATAGGAATGACGCCAAAATGGTGGGGAATTCTTGGTTTAATTGGCTGGGCGTATCTTTTTACTGTAATTTATTATTGGCTGGTTTCGGGAAAATTGTGGGCAATGATTGCTTTTCTTGTCGTATGTGTTGCCGCTAATTCGGCTAATTTGACAGAAGGTTTGGCTTTGCCGGAATGGTTTCGTTTTATTGCCGGACATTTAACGCACGCTTCTTTAGTAAGTGCCGGCGTAATTATTTCGTTATTGTTTTTCGATCGAAAAATTCCGCTTAAAATCAATTGGCAGGTGATTATTTTCGCCATTTTATTTTTTGCAACAGGATATTTATTGCGCCCGTATTTCGGAATATCAAAAATAAAAGGAACTCCTTCCTGGACGATGTTTTCTGCAGCAATTTGTACCGTTTTATTTTACTTTTTGTATTGGTTAATGGAAATTAAAAAACAAACCAAATGGAGCGATTTTTTCATGCCAGCCGCTGCAAATCCGTTATTGATTTATATTTTGCCGGGCGTTATTTATTATTTTAATCTGGCTTTTAAAATCGAAATTATACCGGAATATTTCCGTGAAGGATTACCGGGAATAATCTGGTCACTCGTATTCTCAACAATTATGTTACTTGTCATGAAAATTTGCAATAAGTATAAAATTCAATTACATCTTTAG
- a CDS encoding HipA domain-containing protein → MPIIDIDEKKLTLYAKEVIDTKAAITGVQPKLSLWLEESKNDIRFTITDNKSNYIFKPQSETFQLLPENEDLCMHLAQIFGIETAIHGLIRLPSGNLAYLTKRFERLGEKKLACEDLCQLTETLTEHKYRGSHEKTGKIIRQYSSQPGLDSLRYFEIILFSFITGNADMHLKNFSMLERENGQFLVSPAYDLVSTYLVISNEPEQMSLTINGRKNKLTKKDFDALGKSLNLTEKQILNTYNQFFKKLSKAYWWIENSFLSIDQKNKLAELISKRIELLNN, encoded by the coding sequence ATGCCAATAATTGATATTGATGAAAAAAAACTGACATTGTATGCAAAAGAAGTAATAGATACTAAAGCGGCAATTACAGGCGTACAGCCAAAACTAAGTTTATGGTTGGAGGAAAGTAAAAACGACATCCGATTTACAATTACTGATAATAAAAGTAATTACATTTTTAAACCACAAAGCGAAACATTTCAATTGTTACCTGAAAATGAAGACCTTTGTATGCACCTGGCTCAAATATTTGGTATTGAAACGGCCATTCATGGTTTAATAAGACTTCCCAGCGGTAATCTGGCTTACTTAACCAAAAGATTTGAACGACTTGGCGAAAAAAAATTAGCTTGTGAAGATTTGTGCCAACTCACAGAAACACTTACAGAACATAAATATAGAGGAAGTCATGAAAAAACAGGAAAAATTATTCGTCAATATTCTTCTCAACCCGGACTGGACTCATTGAGATACTTTGAAATAATTTTATTTAGTTTTATAACAGGTAATGCTGATATGCATCTAAAAAATTTCTCTATGCTTGAGAGAGAAAATGGACAATTTCTTGTAAGTCCGGCTTATGATTTAGTTAGCACATATCTTGTAATTTCAAATGAACCAGAACAAATGAGCCTTACTATTAATGGACGAAAAAATAAACTAACAAAAAAAGATTTCGATGCATTAGGCAAAAGCCTGAACCTTACTGAAAAACAAATATTAAATACATATAACCAATTTTTTAAAAAACTTAGTAAAGCATATTGGTGGATTGAAAATAGTTTTCTTTCAATAGATCAAAAAAACAAATTGGCTGAATTAATTTCCAAAAGGATCGAATTATTAAATAATTAA
- a CDS encoding fumarylacetoacetate hydrolase family protein → MKIICIGRNYANHIEELKNERPAEPVIFMKPDSAVLLKQHPFVIPEFSEEIHHEIEIIVKINKVGKYIEPKFAHKYYDEISVGIDFTARDLQAKLKEKGLPWEKAKAFDGSAVIGDFLPKTDFISMENLSFELTNNAKTVQKGNTSHMLWKIDELISYVSQYFTLKIGDIIFTGTPEGVAAVQPNDVLEGFLEDKKLFRIQVK, encoded by the coding sequence ATGAAAATAATCTGTATCGGTAGAAATTATGCCAATCATATTGAGGAATTAAAAAACGAAAGACCTGCAGAACCAGTGATTTTTATGAAACCTGATTCGGCGGTTTTATTGAAGCAGCATCCGTTCGTAATACCTGAATTTTCTGAGGAAATTCATCACGAAATAGAGATAATTGTTAAAATTAATAAAGTAGGAAAGTATATTGAGCCTAAGTTTGCACATAAATATTATGATGAAATTAGTGTGGGTATCGATTTTACTGCCAGAGATTTACAAGCCAAACTAAAAGAAAAAGGTTTACCTTGGGAAAAAGCAAAAGCATTTGACGGATCTGCTGTTATTGGAGATTTTTTACCAAAAACCGATTTTATTTCGATGGAAAATCTTAGTTTTGAACTGACAAATAATGCAAAAACAGTTCAAAAAGGCAATACAAGTCATATGCTTTGGAAAATTGATGAACTTATCTCCTATGTATCGCAATACTTTACATTAAAAATAGGAGATATTATTTTTACAGGAACGCCGGAAGGTGTTGCAGCAGTTCAGCCAAACGATGTTTTAGAAGGCTTTTTAGAAGATAAAAAATTATTTAGAATACAAGTAAAATAA
- a CDS encoding helix-turn-helix domain-containing protein has protein sequence MEQKIHQGRNVKRFREMLGIKQEALAFDLGNDWNQKKISMLEQKDIIEVDLLNQISDILKIPVEAFQNFDEEHAINVISNTFGDNACVGNPNSTFNFNPIEELKKLHEEKIALFERMLKEKDEMMARLEKLIKDK, from the coding sequence ATGGAACAAAAAATACATCAAGGAAGAAACGTAAAACGTTTTAGAGAAATGCTTGGAATCAAACAGGAAGCATTGGCTTTTGATTTGGGAAATGACTGGAATCAAAAGAAAATTTCTATGTTGGAGCAAAAAGATATAATTGAAGTTGATCTACTAAATCAAATCTCAGATATATTAAAAATTCCTGTTGAAGCTTTTCAAAATTTTGATGAAGAGCATGCGATAAATGTTATTTCTAATACTTTTGGAGATAATGCCTGTGTTGGAAATCCTAACTCCACATTCAACTTCAATCCTATCGAAGAGTTAAAAAAACTTCACGAAGAAAAGATTGCTTTATTTGAGCGTATGCTGAAAGAAAAAGATGAAATGATGGCAAGGCTTGAAAAATTAATCAAGGACAAATAG
- a CDS encoding helix-turn-helix domain-containing protein, with protein MEQKIHQGRNVKRFREMLGIKQEALAFDLGNDWNQKKISMLEQKDIIEVDLLNQISDILKIPVEAFQNFDEEHAVNIIANTYSFQDFKDNAVASGFSYQPSFNPVDKIVQLYDEKIALYERMLKERDEMMARLEKLINK; from the coding sequence ATGGAACAAAAAATACATCAGGGAAGAAACGTAAAACGTTTTAGAGAAATGCTTGGAATCAAACAAGAGGCATTGGCTTTTGATTTGGGAAATGACTGGAATCAGAAGAAAATTTCTATGCTGGAACAAAAAGACATAATCGAGGTTGATCTACTAAATCAAATCTCAGATATATTAAAAATTCCTGTGGAGGCTTTTCAAAATTTTGATGAAGAACATGCGGTGAATATTATTGCAAATACCTATTCATTTCAAGATTTTAAAGATAATGCGGTAGCTTCTGGATTTAGCTATCAGCCTTCTTTCAATCCCGTTGATAAAATCGTTCAATTGTATGATGAAAAAATCGCGTTGTATGAACGTATGTTGAAAGAAAGAGATGAAATGATGGCAAGGCTTGAAAAACTAATCAATAAATAA
- a CDS encoding tyrosine-protein phosphatase: MLSFFKSKPHLKDLLSEDYIDIHSHLLPGIDDGAKTIKETTKLAKAFKEIGISQFITTPHISHYIWNNSPDVIIANSIETKLALENHNIKVPFLAAAEYFMDDWFENHFKSEKLLTLKDNYVLVEMSYINAPVQLYKILFDLQVAGYIPVLAHPERYLFYHKNFSEYEKLKKAGCLFQLNLLALVGYYGDTVNKTADLLLKKGMYDFTGTDVHHSNHIASFSQKVKTDYISNLKEIIANNQFFKF; encoded by the coding sequence ATGTTATCATTCTTTAAATCAAAACCGCATTTAAAAGATCTTCTTTCAGAAGATTATATTGATATTCATTCTCATTTATTACCCGGAATTGATGATGGTGCAAAAACCATAAAAGAAACCACAAAACTGGCAAAAGCGTTTAAAGAAATTGGTATTTCGCAATTTATTACAACGCCGCATATTAGCCATTATATCTGGAATAATTCGCCTGACGTTATTATTGCCAATTCTATCGAAACAAAACTTGCGCTAGAAAACCATAATATTAAGGTTCCGTTTTTGGCTGCTGCCGAATATTTTATGGATGATTGGTTTGAAAATCATTTTAAATCTGAAAAACTTCTTACCTTAAAAGATAATTATGTTTTGGTCGAGATGTCTTATATAAATGCTCCGGTGCAATTGTATAAAATACTTTTTGATTTGCAAGTTGCCGGATATATTCCGGTTTTGGCACATCCCGAAAGATATTTGTTTTATCATAAAAACTTTTCTGAATACGAAAAATTGAAAAAAGCAGGTTGTTTATTTCAATTAAATTTATTGGCTTTAGTGGGTTATTATGGTGACACGGTAAATAAAACCGCAGATTTGCTTTTGAAAAAAGGAATGTACGATTTTACAGGAACAGATGTTCATCATAGCAATCATATTGCATCATTTAGCCAGAAAGTAAAAACAGATTATATTTCTAATTTAAAAGAAATTATTGCTAACAATCAGTTTTTTAAATTTTAA
- a CDS encoding glycosyltransferase family 2 protein, producing MELSVIILNYNVRYFLEQCVLSVQEAISKLDAEIIVIDNNSTDDSCLMMQERFPEVKLIENKENFGFPKGNNIAVDYAKGKYVCILNPDTVVAEDTFTKILAFAERQTNLGIIGCKLIDGTGSFLPESKRGIPTPWVAFTKFFGLYKIFPKSKLFNQYYAQHLSENETGEVEILVGAFMLMKRDLYLDLKGFDEDCFMYADDIDLSYRALQLQKRNFYFHETTVLHYKGESTVKDEKYMKRFQEAMTFFYQKHFKKSLFFSIFFKIGIVFFSFVKMFQGKPKEKSLPETYFLYSLNAKLSEKLTFILKNKVVIFDFKKEKMVNSSQISKGKRVEIILDNHYVSFKKCIKIIETLKDKSITFKIFPKKANFIIGSNSRNDRGQIIKIE from the coding sequence ATGGAATTATCCGTTATTATTCTCAATTATAATGTGCGCTATTTTCTCGAACAATGCGTTTTAAGTGTTCAGGAAGCAATTTCTAAACTTGATGCCGAAATAATCGTAATCGACAATAATTCTACAGATGACAGTTGTTTAATGATGCAGGAACGATTTCCGGAAGTAAAATTGATTGAAAACAAAGAAAATTTTGGTTTTCCAAAGGGAAATAATATTGCAGTCGATTATGCAAAAGGAAAATATGTCTGCATTTTAAATCCCGATACCGTTGTTGCAGAAGATACTTTTACGAAGATTCTGGCTTTCGCCGAAAGGCAAACGAACTTAGGAATTATTGGATGCAAATTAATTGACGGAACAGGAAGTTTTCTCCCGGAAAGTAAACGCGGAATTCCAACGCCCTGGGTTGCTTTTACGAAGTTTTTTGGTTTGTATAAAATCTTTCCCAAATCGAAACTTTTTAATCAATATTATGCACAGCATTTGAGCGAAAATGAAACCGGAGAAGTAGAAATACTTGTTGGCGCTTTTATGCTGATGAAACGAGATCTATATCTGGATTTAAAAGGTTTTGATGAAGATTGTTTTATGTATGCCGACGATATTGATTTGTCGTATCGCGCTTTGCAGCTGCAAAAAAGAAATTTCTATTTTCATGAAACTACGGTTTTACATTATAAAGGTGAAAGTACCGTAAAAGACGAAAAATATATGAAACGTTTTCAGGAAGCAATGACATTTTTTTACCAAAAGCATTTTAAGAAATCACTGTTTTTTTCTATCTTCTTTAAAATTGGAATCGTGTTTTTTTCTTTTGTTAAAATGTTTCAGGGGAAACCGAAAGAAAAATCATTGCCGGAAACTTATTTTTTATACTCTTTAAATGCGAAATTGTCTGAAAAGTTGACTTTTATTTTGAAAAATAAAGTGGTGATTTTCGATTTCAAAAAAGAAAAAATGGTAAATTCGTCGCAGATTTCGAAAGGTAAAAGAGTTGAGATTATTTTAGATAATCACTATGTTTCGTTCAAAAAATGTATCAAAATCATAGAAACTCTTAAAGATAAGAGCATTACTTTTAAAATTTTCCCTAAAAAAGCAAATTTTATTATCGGAAGTAATTCAAGAAATGATAGAGGTCAAATTATAAAAATTGAGTAA
- a CDS encoding four helix bundle protein, with protein MDFKELLAYKKSFELAMEIFELSKSFPKEEKYSLTDQIRRSSRSVSANIAESYRKRRYVNHFISKLTDSDAENSETNVWLEFSLKCKYINEKTFESLNYKSHEIGKLINYMINNPGKFGCNT; from the coding sequence ATGGATTTTAAAGAATTACTGGCTTACAAAAAATCGTTTGAACTTGCGATGGAAATATTTGAACTTTCTAAGTCATTTCCGAAGGAAGAAAAATATTCTTTAACAGATCAAATAAGGCGTTCTTCCAGAAGTGTTTCGGCAAATATTGCAGAATCATATAGGAAGAGACGATATGTAAACCACTTTATAAGTAAACTAACGGATAGTGATGCTGAAAATTCGGAAACCAATGTTTGGTTAGAATTTTCGCTCAAATGTAAATACATCAATGAAAAAACATTTGAAAGTTTAAATTATAAAAGTCACGAAATTGGAAAACTAATAAATTACATGATAAACAATCCTGGTAAATTTGGATGCAATACATAA
- a CDS encoding ABC-F family ATP-binding cassette domain-containing protein, with protein MNYLSVENISKSFGERTLFDNISFGINKDQKIAFIAKNGSGKTTIMSIINGLDEPDTGQVVLRKGIRMAFLSQDNNLQEELTIEESIFASDNETLKVIEAYEKALENPDDEEAYQKAFDGMDQHNAWDFETQYKQILFKLKLEDFKLKVKNLSGGQKKRLSLAIILINRPDLLILDEPTNHLDLEMIEWLESYFAKENITLFMVTHDRFFLERVCNEIIELDNGKLYQYKGNYSYYLEKKEERIASENASVDKAKNLFVKELEWMRRQPKARTTKSKSRQDDFYVIKEKAQSRRLENKVELEINMERMGSKIIELHKISKKFKDHVILDNFSFDFQRGERIGIIGKNGTGKSTFLNLLTGTIPLDSGRVVKGETIKVGYYTQSGINPKPNQRVIDIIKEYGEFIPLAKGRMISASQLLERFLFDAKKQYDFVEKLSGGELKRLYLCTVLIQNPNFLILDEPTNDLDIVTLNVLESFLLDYPGCLLVVSHDRYFMDKIVDHLFIFRGKGEIESFPGNYSDFRAYEDSADVAQKEENKADKKDWKQNNPTGNLSFNEQKEYQKLEREIKDLEIDKTKIEQLFSDGKVADADIEKKANELQNIINKIDQKEERWFELSAKIEG; from the coding sequence ATGAATTACTTATCTGTAGAAAACATATCGAAGTCTTTTGGTGAAAGAACATTATTTGACAACATTTCATTTGGTATTAATAAAGACCAAAAAATAGCTTTTATTGCCAAAAATGGTTCCGGAAAAACAACCATTATGAGTATTATCAATGGTTTGGACGAACCAGATACGGGTCAGGTTGTTTTGAGAAAAGGAATTAGAATGGCGTTTCTTTCTCAGGATAATAATCTACAGGAGGAATTAACGATTGAAGAAAGTATTTTTGCTTCAGATAATGAAACGCTGAAAGTAATTGAGGCTTACGAAAAAGCACTTGAAAATCCGGATGACGAAGAAGCATACCAAAAAGCTTTTGACGGAATGGATCAGCATAATGCGTGGGATTTTGAAACGCAATACAAGCAAATTTTATTTAAATTAAAACTGGAAGATTTTAAACTTAAAGTAAAAAATCTTTCTGGTGGACAAAAGAAACGTCTATCATTGGCAATCATTTTGATTAATCGCCCAGATTTATTGATTCTTGATGAGCCAACCAACCACTTAGATCTTGAAATGATCGAATGGCTGGAAAGTTATTTTGCAAAAGAAAACATTACATTGTTTATGGTTACGCACGACCGTTTCTTTTTGGAGCGTGTTTGTAATGAAATCATCGAACTTGACAATGGTAAATTATACCAATACAAAGGAAATTATTCTTATTACTTAGAGAAAAAAGAAGAGAGAATCGCTTCTGAAAATGCCAGCGTTGACAAAGCAAAAAACTTATTCGTAAAAGAATTAGAATGGATGCGCCGTCAGCCAAAAGCGAGAACTACAAAATCAAAATCTCGTCAGGATGATTTTTATGTAATTAAAGAAAAAGCACAAAGCCGTCGTCTCGAAAATAAAGTTGAACTTGAAATTAATATGGAACGTATGGGAAGCAAGATTATCGAGCTTCACAAAATTTCTAAAAAATTCAAAGATCACGTTATTCTTGACAATTTTAGTTTTGATTTTCAGCGTGGAGAACGTATTGGAATTATTGGTAAAAACGGAACCGGAAAATCGACTTTCTTAAATCTTCTTACCGGAACAATTCCATTAGATAGCGGACGCGTAGTAAAAGGTGAAACTATAAAAGTTGGATATTATACGCAAAGCGGAATCAACCCGAAACCAAATCAGCGTGTTATAGATATTATTAAAGAATACGGAGAATTTATTCCGCTTGCAAAAGGACGAATGATTTCGGCTTCGCAATTGTTGGAACGTTTTCTTTTTGATGCCAAAAAACAATATGATTTTGTCGAAAAATTAAGCGGTGGCGAATTAAAACGTTTGTATTTATGTACTGTTTTAATTCAGAATCCTAACTTTTTGATTCTCGATGAGCCTACAAATGATTTAGATATTGTAACATTGAACGTTTTAGAGAGTTTCCTTTTAGATTATCCGGGATGTTTATTGGTGGTTTCGCACGACCGTTATTTTATGGATAAAATTGTAGATCACTTATTTATCTTTAGAGGAAAAGGAGAAATCGAAAGCTTTCCAGGAAACTATTCTGATTTTAGAGCTTATGAAGACAGCGCCGATGTTGCTCAAAAAGAAGAAAACAAAGCCGACAAAAAAGACTGGAAACAAAATAATCCAACAGGAAATCTGAGTTTCAACGAGCAAAAAGAATATCAAAAACTAGAAAGAGAAATTAAAGATCTGGAAATTGATAAAACTAAAATCGAACAGTTATTCTCTGACGGAAAAGTTGCCGACGCAGATATCGAGAAAAAAGCAAATGAACTGCAAAATATCATCAATAAAATAGATCAGAAAGAAGAACGTTGGTTTGAGCTTTCGGCTAAGATCGAGGGATAG
- a CDS encoding T9SS C-terminal target domain-containing protein yields MIKTIFFFFISTIAAFAQVSGCTDILSKNYNAAATINDGNCQYANFKIRPQYSNKLSDSVKETSGLIAFDHLLWTHNDDHDKTIYGLDSLGKIQKKIILDKVINHDWEEISQDSSYLYIGDFGNNYTGNRTDLNILKIEKKSFLNGNPIIEKISFSYADQTDFTAQKGNTTNFDCEAFIVSKDSVYLFTKQWKSSKTSIYALPNKSGNHIAQFKQTLDTKALVTGATYLESKKLIVLCGYSKTGKSFLYVLYDFKNNDFLSGNKRRINLSLPFHQIEGISSEDGLHYYLTNESLVRKPIINVPQQIHYLDLSPVLNSYLHK; encoded by the coding sequence ATGATAAAAACGATATTCTTTTTCTTTATTAGCACAATCGCAGCATTTGCGCAGGTTTCTGGCTGTACAGATATTTTATCTAAAAATTATAATGCAGCGGCAACAATAAATGACGGAAACTGTCAATATGCAAACTTTAAAATAAGACCACAATATTCGAATAAATTAAGTGATTCTGTAAAAGAAACGTCGGGATTAATTGCTTTCGATCATTTATTATGGACTCATAATGACGATCATGATAAAACAATTTACGGATTAGATTCTCTGGGAAAAATTCAGAAAAAAATCATTTTGGATAAAGTGATAAATCATGACTGGGAAGAAATTTCGCAAGACAGCTCGTATTTATATATTGGTGATTTTGGCAATAATTACACCGGAAACCGTACTGATTTAAACATTTTAAAAATTGAAAAAAAATCATTTTTAAATGGAAATCCAATTATCGAAAAAATTTCTTTTTCTTATGCTGACCAAACTGATTTTACCGCACAAAAAGGAAACACGACCAATTTTGACTGCGAAGCTTTTATAGTTTCCAAAGACTCTGTTTATTTGTTTACGAAACAATGGAAATCATCAAAAACCAGTATTTATGCGTTACCAAATAAATCCGGAAACCATATTGCACAATTTAAACAAACTCTTGATACAAAAGCTCTTGTAACAGGCGCGACATATTTAGAATCAAAAAAATTGATTGTACTTTGTGGTTATTCAAAAACGGGGAAATCATTTTTATATGTATTATACGATTTTAAAAACAATGATTTTCTATCAGGAAATAAACGAAGAATAAATCTTTCACTTCCTTTTCATCAAATCGAAGGAATTTCGTCAGAAGATGGTTTGCATTATTATCTGACAAATGAATCTTTGGTTCGAAAACCGATAATCAATGTTCCGCAGCAAATTCATTATTTAGATTTAAGTCCCGTATTGAATTCCTATCTGCACAAATAA
- a CDS encoding Hpt domain-containing protein: MALKYNLSKVYALSDNDPEFVNEILKLFVTEVPEDLKQIKEGIKKKDHKYAYAYAHKIKPTLDLLGLNVAFEEILQVEAWTKAEGKKKEIVETFKSIKIQVKEAIKEIKKDFDI; this comes from the coding sequence ATGGCTTTAAAATATAACCTTTCGAAAGTGTATGCGCTTTCAGATAATGATCCTGAATTTGTAAACGAAATTCTTAAATTGTTTGTTACCGAAGTTCCTGAAGATTTAAAACAAATCAAAGAAGGAATTAAAAAGAAGGATCATAAATATGCCTATGCTTATGCGCATAAAATTAAACCAACTTTAGATTTACTAGGCTTAAATGTAGCTTTTGAAGAAATTCTTCAGGTTGAAGCATGGACAAAAGCCGAAGGCAAGAAAAAAGAAATAGTCGAAACCTTTAAAAGCATCAAAATACAAGTAAAAGAAGCGATCAAAGAAATCAAAAAAGACTTTGATATTTAA
- a CDS encoding HipA N-terminal domain-containing protein — translation MKKGLVYKKELLAGLIWENEDGYFFQYDSTYIQNPQYGPVSRTLPVREELFTDKNMIPFFDGLIPEGWLLKIAIDNWKLNPRDRMSLLLTLCRDCIGDISIINTI, via the coding sequence ATGAAAAAAGGATTAGTTTATAAAAAAGAGCTTTTGGCAGGTTTAATTTGGGAAAATGAAGATGGATATTTCTTTCAATATGATTCTACATATATACAAAATCCTCAATATGGTCCCGTAAGCAGAACATTGCCCGTAAGAGAGGAATTATTTACAGATAAAAACATGATTCCATTTTTTGACGGTTTAATCCCTGAGGGATGGTTATTAAAAATTGCTATTGATAATTGGAAACTTAATCCGAGGGATCGAATGAGCTTATTACTAACATTATGTAGAGACTGTATTGGCGACATAAGTATAATTAATACAATATGA
- a CDS encoding 3'-5' exonuclease, whose amino-acid sequence MELKLNKPICFFDLETTGIDIGKDRIVEISIFKVFPNGNKESKTWLVNPTIPIPPQTTAVHGITDEKVANEPTFNELAPQIHNMIKDSDLGGFNSDRFDIPLLAEELLRAGVDFDMKNKVSVDVQTIFHKMEERTLSAALKFYCGKSLENAHSAEADTMATYEILKAQLDRYPELENDMKVLSEFTTRKKIADFAGMIAFDKDNEEIFTFGKHKGAKVEKVLESEPGYFSWIQNADFPLYTKKVLTAIKLRKLNTK is encoded by the coding sequence ATGGAACTTAAACTCAACAAACCAATTTGCTTTTTTGACCTTGAAACAACAGGGATTGATATCGGAAAAGATAGAATAGTAGAAATTTCAATATTTAAAGTTTTTCCTAACGGAAATAAAGAAAGTAAAACATGGTTGGTAAATCCTACCATTCCAATTCCACCGCAAACCACAGCTGTTCATGGAATTACCGATGAAAAAGTAGCAAACGAACCTACTTTTAACGAATTGGCGCCACAAATTCATAATATGATTAAGGACAGTGATTTGGGCGGATTTAATTCAGATCGTTTTGATATTCCGTTATTGGCAGAAGAATTACTTCGCGCGGGAGTTGATTTTGATATGAAAAACAAAGTTTCAGTAGATGTGCAGACTATTTTTCATAAAATGGAAGAGCGTACTTTAAGTGCTGCCTTGAAATTTTATTGTGGAAAAAGTCTTGAAAATGCGCATTCTGCAGAAGCAGATACTATGGCAACGTACGAAATTTTAAAAGCACAATTAGATCGTTATCCTGAATTAGAAAACGATATGAAAGTTTTGTCTGAATTTACAACCCGAAAAAAAATTGCCGATTTTGCCGGAATGATTGCTTTTGATAAAGACAATGAGGAAATTTTTACTTTTGGAAAACACAAAGGAGCAAAAGTAGAAAAAGTGTTAGAATCTGAGCCTGGATATTTCAGCTGGATTCAAAATGCCGATTTTCCTTTATATACCAAAAAAGTTCTGACAGCTATAAAATTAAGAAAGTTAAACACGAAATAA